A window of Anaerolineae bacterium genomic DNA:
GACCATCGGCAACCCGCGCGATCTGACGCTGGAAAGCTACATCAAGATTTACGAGTCCTGCTTCGAGGAATAAATCCGCCGGGGCAGTACTTGACCCCGCGGAAACGCATCCCATCGGTCACGCCTGGAGCCCTACGGGGGCTCCAGGCGCTTTTATTCGCCGGCCAAGTGTGTCTTCATTGACAAAACAGCCCCCTTCGTTTACACTACCCGCGTGCAGCCTCCTACCCCGATATATGGGTGAACGCTATGGACGACGAACTTGATCTGGGCCGTTATCTGCGCATCTTGGTGCGGCATGCCCGGCTGGGAATCGTGGTCTTCCTCCTGACCGCCGGCGCCGTGCTCATCGCCAATCTCCTGCGGCCGGCCAGCTACACGGCCACCGCCACCCTTTTCGCCGGCGGCCCCCAGTACCAGTGGCGCTTCGATTCCCGCCTCTCCCCCAACACGCCGGTCAACGTGAACTGGCAGAAAATTTTCCTGGACCTGGCCAAAGACCCCTGGTTCCGGGACCAGATCGCCGCGCAAGTGGAGGCCCGCTTCCCCGGCAAAAACATCGGGGAGATGAGCGTGCGGGCCGGCAAGCAGTCGCTCATCCACATTGATGTCACCGCTCCCACACCTCAGGAAGCCGCCGAACTGGCCAACGCCTGGGCGGAGGCCTTTGCCAACCAGGCCGAAAAGCTGTACGGCGCCACCGCGCTCTCCGAGCCATTTGCCCAGGAGCTGAAGCGCTGGGAGGAACAATACCAGCAGGCGGTCCAGGCAGTGGAAGATTTCAAAGCGCGCACCGGTGTGGGCATCGCCTCAGAGGGCGCCCCGTCGCTGGAGGGCTATGAGTGGCTGGGAGCGCTGGGCATGGAGCTGGCGGAGCGCAGCCGGCAGTTGGCCGCCCACCGCCAGGCCATCGCCAACCTGCAGTTGCTGAAAGAACAGTTGGAGCAGGCGCGCCGGCAGAACTCCTCCCTGGAGAGCCTGCCCTGGCAGTTGTTGGACGCGCCCACCATCGCCGCCCGCGGCATCCTGACGCACGAGGTCGTCGCCCAGCACCTGAACGACGCCGGCGCCTTGGCCGGCCTGCTGGAGGCCGAGCTGACGGCCCAGCAAGCCGCCGCTAGTGCCCTGGAACGGCGCTTGAACGAGGATCAAGCGCAACTGGCCCAGCTCTCCTCGGAGTTGGATCGTCTGGTGGAAGAGCGCAACCTGGCCCGGGAGAACTATCTGACCCTTCAGCGCAAGGTCAACGAGATTGAGATTGAGAACCGGGTCGAGGGGCCGTTGGTGCGGGTGGTCGGGGAGGCCGCCGTCCCAGAAAGAAGGGCCTCCCGAGATTGGCCGGTGGCCGCCCTGCTGGCCGTCGTCGCCGGCGCCGTCCTGGGCATCGGAGCTTGCCTCATCGCTGAGTACCTGGCCCGGCGCCCGCAGTAATGCAGTATGAAGGCGCATTGGATGTCTATATTCTCCAAGCCCCTTGGGGGCCTGGTGGTGATTTTCCTGCTGGCCGGCATGCGCGCCGCCTCCTTCGGCCTGCTGACGGTCCCTCCCTGGCAGGCGCCGGATGAACCCGGCCACTATGAATATGCCCGTCTCCTGGCGGACTTCGGCCTGCAGGAACCTCCTGCGCCGGCGCGGGGCTCCCTCCAGCGTGACATCATCGCCTCCCTGGCGGAGGAGCGCTCTTGGGAGGGGCTGGGCAAGCCCATTCCCCATCCCCTGCCGGCCCGCTTCACCCAGGACCCTTATCTCATCAGCCAACGCGAGGACGAGCCGGCGCTCTACTACCTCCTGCCGGCGCTCTTCCTGCGCGGGATGCCGGCGGAACCCGTCCTCGGCCTGCGGCTCATGCGTCTATGGTCCGTCCTGCTGTATGCCCTGACCATGTGCTGTATCTGGCTGGGGCTGGGCGAACTGACGTCCGACGCCCATCTGCACCACCTGGCCATGGCCGCGGCACTGCTCATCCCCATGCCGGCCTTCATCGGCAGTTCGGCCAATAATGACGCCGCCGGCATGCTCATCGCCGCCGCCGCACTGTGGTGGCTCCTGCGCACCATCCGGCGGGGCTGGAACCCCTGGAGAGCAGGGCTGATGGCGCTCTTCCTGCTGACTGCGGCGTTCACAAAGAAGACGACGCTGTTCCTTTGGCCGGCGGTCCTGCTCACGCTCTTGACCATGTACCGGAAAGAACTGCGGGCCTGGTTGGCCGCCCGCCGCGCCTGG
This region includes:
- a CDS encoding DUF2142 domain-containing protein gives rise to the protein MSIFSKPLGGLVVIFLLAGMRAASFGLLTVPPWQAPDEPGHYEYARLLADFGLQEPPAPARGSLQRDIIASLAEERSWEGLGKPIPHPLPARFTQDPYLISQREDEPALYYLLPALFLRGMPAEPVLGLRLMRLWSVLLYALTMCCIWLGLGELTSDAHLHHLAMAAALLIPMPAFIGSSANNDAAGMLIAAAALWWLLRTIRRGWNPWRAGLMALFLLTAAFTKKTTLFLWPAVLLTLLTMYRKELRAWLAARRAW